One window from the genome of Streptococcus halotolerans encodes:
- the tsf gene encoding translation elongation factor Ts — MAEITAKLVKELREKSGAGVMDAKKALVETDGDMDKAIELLREKGMAKAAKKADRVAAEGLTGVFVAGNVAAVVEVNAETDFVAKNAQFVELVNETAKALAAAKPANNEEAVNVKLASGETLEEAYVNATATIGEKISFRRFAVIEKTDDQAFGAYQHNGGRIGVISVIEGGDEALAKQISMHIAAMNPSVLSYTELDEQFVKDELAQLNHVIDQDNESRAMVNKPALPHLEYGSKAQLTDEVIAKAEEDIKAELAAEGKPEKIWDKIIPGKMDRFMLDNTKVDQQYTLLAQVYIMDDSKTVEQYLESVNAKVVAFARFEVGEGIEKASNDFENEVAATMAAALGK, encoded by the coding sequence ATGGCAGAAATTACTGCAAAACTCGTTAAAGAATTGCGTGAAAAATCAGGTGCTGGTGTTATGGACGCTAAAAAAGCACTTGTTGAAACTGATGGCGATATGGATAAAGCGATTGAATTACTTCGTGAAAAAGGTATGGCCAAAGCAGCTAAAAAAGCTGACCGCGTAGCTGCTGAAGGATTGACTGGAGTTTTCGTTGCTGGTAATGTTGCAGCCGTTGTTGAAGTTAACGCTGAAACTGACTTTGTTGCTAAAAACGCTCAATTCGTTGAATTGGTAAACGAAACTGCAAAAGCACTTGCAGCAGCTAAACCAGCTAACAACGAAGAAGCTGTTAACGTTAAATTGGCTTCAGGTGAAACACTTGAAGAAGCATATGTTAACGCAACAGCTACCATCGGAGAAAAAATTTCATTCCGTCGCTTTGCTGTTATCGAAAAAACAGATGATCAAGCTTTCGGTGCTTACCAACATAATGGTGGACGTATCGGGGTTATCTCAGTTATCGAAGGTGGCGACGAAGCCCTTGCTAAGCAAATTTCAATGCATATCGCTGCAATGAATCCATCAGTTCTTTCATATACTGAACTTGATGAGCAATTTGTTAAAGATGAATTAGCACAATTGAACCACGTTATCGATCAGGACAACGAATCACGTGCTATGGTTAACAAACCAGCTCTTCCACACCTTGAGTATGGATCAAAAGCACAATTGACTGATGAAGTAATTGCAAAAGCTGAAGAAGACATCAAAGCAGAACTTGCTGCTGAAGGTAAACCAGAAAAAATTTGGGACAAAATCATCCCAGGTAAAATGGATCGCTTTATGCTTGATAACACTAAAGTTGACCAACAATACACACTTCTTGCACAAGTCTACATCATGGATGACAGCAAAACAGTTGAGCAATACTTAGAATCAGTAAATGCTAAAGTTGTTGCATTTGCTCGTTTCGAAGTTGGTGAAGGTATTGAAAAAGCTTCAAATGACTTTGAAAACGAAGTTGCAGCTACAATGGCAGCAGCTCTTGGTAAATAA
- the ahpC gene encoding alkyl hydroperoxide reductase subunit C has translation MSLIGKEMVEFQAQAYHQGEFITVSSDDIKGKWAIFCFYPADFSFVCPTELGDLQDQYEELTSLGVEVYSVSTDTHFVHKAWHDESDVVGTITFPMIGDPSHVLSQGFDVLGEDGLAQRGTFIVDPDGIIQMMEINADGIGRDASTLIDKIHAAQYVREHPGEVCPAKWKEGAETLTPSLDLVGKI, from the coding sequence ATGTCATTAATTGGAAAAGAAATGGTTGAGTTTCAAGCACAAGCCTATCATCAAGGTGAATTCATAACAGTTAGCAGTGACGACATCAAAGGTAAATGGGCTATCTTTTGTTTCTACCCAGCTGACTTCTCATTTGTTTGCCCAACGGAATTAGGAGATTTACAAGATCAGTATGAGGAGTTGACATCACTAGGTGTGGAAGTTTATTCGGTATCAACAGATACGCACTTTGTTCATAAAGCTTGGCATGACGAGTCTGATGTCGTGGGAACAATCACTTTCCCAATGATTGGTGATCCTTCTCACGTTTTATCACAAGGATTTGACGTCTTAGGAGAAGATGGTCTCGCCCAACGGGGAACCTTTATTGTGGATCCTGATGGTATCATTCAAATGATGGAAATCAATGCTGATGGTATTGGACGCGATGCTAGCACCTTGATTGATAAAATTCATGCAGCTCAGTATGTTCGCGAGCATCCAGGAGAAGTTTGTCCCGCTAAGTGGAAAGAAGGCGCTGAAACCTTGACGCCAAGTTTAGATTTAGTTGGAAAAATATAA
- a CDS encoding ATP-dependent Clp protease ATP-binding subunit: MVKYSQKMQEVFGLSQIIATQFSCQLLESWHLLLGLISSDETIAGLTFREFDSETGENDYFAAAILASEKTFDESINQFDLHEQSVATADILAFAEQISQITGDDEVGTEHVLMAMLLNPQMMPIRILELAGFKLKNDGEGSSIFSLRQSLEKHAGFTKDQVKSIHELKKPKRPKANNFTDMMKPPSTAGELSDFTRDLTAMAQAGALETVVGRDKEISRMVQVLSRKTKNNPVLVGDAGVGKTALAYGLAQRIAGGDIPYELRDMRVLELDMMSVVAGTRFRGDFEERMNQIIEDIETDGHIILFVDEMHTIMGSGSGMDSTLDAANILKPALSRGTLHMVGATTQEEYQKHIEKDAALSRRFAKIIIEEPAVEDAFEILKGLRPSYEAYHHVSISDDALMTAVKAAHRYMTSKNLPDSAIDLIDEASATVQTMVKKEVQAELSPIDEALLSGDLKTVSRLLKKEDTLATPKIVKVSEDHIMATLSRLTGIPVEKMTQADNQKYLNLEKELHKRVIGQDTAISAISRAIRRNQSGIRTGKRPIGSFMFLGPTGVGKTELAKALAEVLFDDESALIRFDMSEYMEKFAASRLNGAPPGYVGYDEGGELTEKVRQKPYSVLLFDEVEKAHPDIFNVLLQVLDDGVSTDSRGRKVDFSNTLIIMTSNLGATALRDDKTVGFGAQDLSHDHEAMEKRILEELKKAYRPEFINRIDEKVVFHSLTQDHMKEVVKIMVQPLIKQLAEKDIVLKFQPSALKHLAEDGYDIEMGARPLRRTIQTQVEDHLAELVLSGELAAGNILKIGVKQGKLKFDMV, encoded by the coding sequence ATGGTTAAGTATTCACAAAAAATGCAGGAAGTTTTTGGCCTGTCACAAATTATTGCAACACAGTTCTCTTGCCAATTGCTAGAAAGTTGGCATCTTTTGCTTGGATTAATTTCCAGTGATGAAACCATTGCAGGATTAACTTTCCGAGAATTTGACAGTGAGACTGGTGAAAATGATTATTTTGCAGCTGCTATTTTAGCGTCGGAGAAGACTTTTGATGAGAGCATTAATCAGTTTGATCTTCATGAGCAATCAGTAGCGACCGCTGACATCTTGGCTTTTGCGGAACAAATTAGTCAGATTACTGGAGATGACGAGGTTGGTACTGAGCATGTCTTGATGGCGATGCTCCTAAATCCGCAAATGATGCCCATCCGTATCTTGGAATTAGCTGGATTTAAACTCAAAAACGATGGTGAGGGGTCTTCGATTTTTAGTCTCCGTCAAAGTTTAGAGAAGCATGCGGGCTTTACCAAAGATCAAGTCAAATCCATTCACGAGTTGAAAAAACCCAAACGCCCTAAGGCTAATAATTTCACAGATATGATGAAACCACCATCAACAGCTGGAGAATTATCGGATTTCACACGCGATTTAACAGCTATGGCGCAGGCTGGCGCTTTAGAAACGGTTGTGGGCCGCGACAAAGAAATTTCTCGTATGGTACAGGTGCTCAGTCGTAAAACTAAGAATAATCCCGTCCTAGTCGGTGATGCTGGTGTTGGTAAAACAGCTTTGGCTTATGGTTTAGCCCAACGCATTGCTGGTGGTGACATTCCTTATGAGCTGCGTGATATGCGAGTTCTGGAATTAGATATGATGAGCGTGGTTGCAGGAACCCGATTCCGTGGTGATTTTGAGGAGCGTATGAATCAAATCATCGAAGATATCGAGACGGATGGGCATATTATCCTCTTTGTGGATGAAATGCACACGATTATGGGTTCTGGCAGTGGGATGGACAGTACCTTGGATGCGGCTAATATTCTCAAACCAGCTCTTTCTCGTGGCACCCTCCATATGGTTGGCGCAACCACCCAAGAAGAATACCAAAAGCATATTGAAAAAGATGCAGCGCTGTCGCGCCGTTTTGCTAAAATCATTATTGAAGAGCCTGCTGTTGAAGATGCCTTTGAGATTCTCAAAGGACTTCGTCCGAGTTATGAAGCCTATCATCATGTATCGATTTCGGATGATGCCCTGATGACAGCTGTTAAAGCTGCTCATCGTTATATGACCAGTAAAAACCTTCCGGACTCGGCTATCGATTTGATAGATGAGGCTAGTGCGACTGTTCAAACCATGGTAAAAAAAGAAGTTCAAGCAGAGCTTTCGCCAATTGATGAAGCACTTTTAAGTGGAGATCTCAAGACTGTTTCGCGTTTACTTAAAAAAGAAGACACCCTTGCTACTCCCAAAATTGTCAAGGTAAGCGAAGACCATATCATGGCTACTCTTAGTCGTCTGACAGGGATTCCTGTGGAAAAAATGACGCAGGCAGATAATCAAAAGTATCTTAATTTGGAAAAAGAATTACATAAACGTGTTATTGGTCAAGATACAGCAATTTCGGCTATCAGTCGTGCGATTCGTCGTAATCAGTCTGGCATTCGAACTGGTAAACGTCCAATTGGGTCTTTCATGTTCTTGGGACCGACTGGGGTTGGTAAGACAGAGTTGGCTAAGGCCTTAGCAGAAGTTCTTTTCGATGATGAATCAGCCCTTATTCGTTTTGATATGTCTGAATACATGGAGAAATTTGCCGCTTCACGTCTGAACGGTGCCCCTCCAGGATATGTTGGTTACGATGAGGGGGGCGAACTGACAGAAAAAGTTCGTCAGAAACCTTATTCGGTTCTCTTGTTCGATGAGGTTGAAAAGGCCCATCCTGATATTTTCAATGTGCTACTTCAAGTGCTTGACGATGGTGTTTCAACAGATTCTCGTGGGCGCAAGGTTGATTTTTCAAATACCCTGATTATTATGACTTCAAACCTTGGGGCGACGGCACTTCGTGATGATAAGACAGTCGGTTTTGGAGCGCAAGATCTATCACATGACCATGAGGCGATGGAAAAACGTATCTTGGAAGAACTTAAGAAGGCTTATCGTCCTGAGTTCATCAATCGTATTGATGAAAAAGTTGTCTTCCACAGCTTGACGCAAGACCACATGAAAGAAGTGGTTAAGATTATGGTTCAACCGTTGATTAAACAATTGGCTGAAAAAGATATTGTTCTTAAATTCCAGCCGTCAGCTCTCAAACATTTGGCTGAGGATGGCTATGATATTGAAATGGGTGCACGTCCACTGCGCCGTACTATCCAGACACAAGTGGAAGATCACTTGGCAGAACTGGTTCTTTCAGGGGAACTAGCTGCTGGTAATATTCTCAAAATCGGTGTCAAACAAGGGAAACTTAAATTTGATATGGTTTAA
- the ahpF gene encoding alkyl hydroperoxide reductase subunit F — protein sequence MTLSNDIKSQLQSYLELLESDIVLQVCLGDDTNSQKMDEFITEIETMSDRISRETITLERIPSFQVSKKGEASGIIFSGIPLGHEFASFILAILQVSGRAPKIESDLMDRIRAIDQKLHFETYVSLTCHNCPDVVQALNIMSVLNDNISHTMIEGGMFQDEVTSKGIMSVPTVYLNGSEWSSGRATIEQLVDKVSGPLSKEAFADKGVYDVLVVGGGPAGNSAAIYAARKGLKTGLVAETFGGQVMETVGIENMIGNLYTEGPKLMAQIEEHTKSYDVDIIKAQKVTSVEKDKVITLALSNGAVLEAKTVILALGAKWRNINVPGEAEFRNKGVTYCPHCDGPLFEGKDVAVIGGGNSGLEASLDLAGLAKHVYVLEFLPELKADQVLQERIAQTDNVTVLKNVATQEILGDTEVTGLRYSDRESKEDKSISLEGVFVQIGLVPNTSWLSDSGIELNQRGEIVVDKQGATNIPGVFAAGDCTDSAYKQIIISMGSGATAAIGAFDYLIRNPISD from the coding sequence ATGACATTATCTAACGACATCAAATCTCAACTTCAAAGTTATTTAGAGTTATTGGAGTCAGATATTGTATTGCAGGTTTGTCTTGGCGATGATACCAATTCTCAAAAAATGGATGAGTTTATCACGGAAATTGAGACTATGTCAGATCGTATTAGTCGTGAGACGATAACTCTGGAGAGAATTCCTAGTTTTCAAGTTTCAAAAAAAGGAGAAGCTAGTGGGATCATCTTTTCAGGAATTCCATTAGGACATGAGTTTGCATCATTTATTTTGGCTATTTTGCAAGTCTCTGGTCGTGCTCCGAAAATTGAGTCAGATCTGATGGATCGGATCAGAGCTATTGATCAAAAACTTCACTTTGAAACCTATGTTAGTCTAACGTGTCATAACTGTCCCGATGTGGTTCAAGCCTTAAATATCATGTCGGTATTAAATGACAACATTTCGCATACGATGATCGAAGGAGGGATGTTTCAAGATGAGGTAACATCTAAAGGAATCATGTCTGTTCCAACGGTATATTTAAATGGTTCTGAGTGGTCATCAGGTCGCGCAACTATTGAACAGTTGGTAGATAAGGTGTCAGGTCCATTGTCAAAAGAAGCCTTTGCCGATAAGGGAGTCTATGACGTCCTAGTCGTTGGCGGCGGTCCAGCTGGTAATAGTGCGGCTATCTATGCTGCGCGAAAAGGTTTGAAAACAGGCTTAGTAGCTGAGACATTTGGTGGACAAGTCATGGAGACTGTTGGCATTGAAAACATGATCGGAAACCTCTATACAGAAGGTCCTAAGTTGATGGCGCAAATAGAGGAACACACTAAGAGTTACGATGTTGACATCATTAAAGCCCAAAAAGTGACTTCTGTTGAGAAAGACAAAGTGATTACCTTAGCCTTGTCAAATGGTGCTGTTCTAGAGGCGAAAACAGTCATTCTGGCCCTAGGTGCCAAATGGCGCAATATTAACGTTCCAGGGGAAGCTGAATTTCGTAATAAAGGCGTCACCTACTGCCCACATTGTGATGGCCCGCTTTTTGAAGGGAAAGACGTGGCTGTTATCGGTGGTGGAAACTCTGGACTTGAAGCTTCTTTGGATCTAGCCGGCCTAGCTAAGCATGTTTATGTTTTAGAGTTTTTACCAGAACTGAAAGCTGATCAAGTCTTACAAGAACGAATTGCACAAACTGACAATGTAACCGTTCTGAAAAATGTTGCTACTCAAGAGATTTTAGGAGATACTGAAGTGACAGGGTTACGTTATAGCGACCGTGAATCTAAAGAAGACAAGAGCATTTCCTTAGAGGGTGTCTTTGTACAAATTGGTCTGGTTCCAAACACCTCTTGGTTAAGCGATAGCGGTATTGAGTTGAACCAGCGAGGTGAAATTGTGGTTGACAAGCAGGGTGCCACTAACATTCCAGGTGTTTTTGCCGCGGGGGATTGTACGGATTCTGCCTACAAGCAAATCATCATTTCCATGGGCTCTGGAGCAACAGCAGCTATCGGCGCCTTTGACTATCTCATTCGAAATCCTATATCTGACTAA
- a CDS encoding AAA family ATPase: MVDINLKLLGNPQIFLNGQEQFFTFSKVNALLYYLAINGSVNREVVASLLWENKSTQTAKKNLRNTIYQANKGTKADIIICPNRNTITLNPDLNITIDVDLFLKSPKHHLDLYQGDFLQGFYLKNCEEFEIWISKLRLQYEQIFLKASYQKVEEGLSLDNEEDNEQYLKQLIDRDEYEERHYQLLMRFYQQQKRPSKAIETYYQLTNLLEKELGIQPSNQSQQIYQEILANHRNDCTVSHFLRTSDTFLGRSEEIRQLETFLASCLNNHDAEMMLLIGDTGIGKRTLARQVLAAQSSRFQMVTAECFREEYESPFQLWRTLLNHLGDLVIQHRLLTPQSWKMSLKQHFTTILGQTESDDHSVSPKQLNALSYFLVDILQQLSAIRPMVILIEDIHWIDQGSLAILQKVIHQVTASPLAFIFTKHPGTPIHLEHYLNALTSQKKLHAIVLEPFTRQESFDFIHSQLINQTIDPEEFERLYQVSQGIPFFLSEYTKLLINKEKFVPLTPAIKAKLGLKLANLNSLANELLNLLACCPQAVPLNTLAQLMSVSLEEIIAIVDNLCSYYILMESNQDDDIVINFRKQIVRLYCYDRLSKSRKQLLHGQIAKRLEETLAILPPTPKLLQEIAYHFDQSHQDIKALEYSLNYLDNTLDYQHELFPIYSKYLARNELSTDDHQKLIEKQFKNVQERIEHLEAKYENNRDFQELVVRFSYLEGRYDIRIGRYQEGIRHIRKVIALATDLKQSSFLLEGYRQLIHYCIQVENKVEMKYYAELSLEAAVAANHFEAIAISLRFKGLYHLIIGDLDEAKRLLRQSIDFFKVTPSLESQYTIQIAAALDYLAEIYQIKQEFDKAIHYQETAIKLTEKADAEVPASVFYIGLGISYFIIGQLDTSEQMLTIARQGLNKHLRPWKEIQLDIYLAIVQWKKGVTGPVIDLLRQKDKLESRYGNPRDKGFIYYVMAVVKYHLLTAKESLSESDCYYLEATLTESFERYYEIAMANLNPYRDHHLCCELTRLRQN; this comes from the coding sequence ATGGTAGATATCAACTTAAAATTACTTGGCAACCCCCAAATTTTTTTAAATGGCCAAGAACAATTTTTCACCTTTTCTAAAGTAAATGCCCTCCTCTACTACCTTGCCATCAATGGTTCTGTCAATCGCGAAGTCGTCGCTAGCTTACTCTGGGAAAACAAAAGTACCCAAACAGCTAAAAAGAATCTTCGAAATACTATTTACCAAGCCAATAAAGGAACTAAAGCTGATATCATTATTTGTCCTAACAGAAACACTATTACATTGAACCCTGATTTAAATATCACAATTGACGTTGACCTCTTTTTAAAGTCACCCAAACATCATTTGGATCTGTATCAGGGCGATTTTTTGCAGGGATTTTATCTCAAAAACTGTGAGGAGTTTGAGATTTGGATATCTAAGCTGCGCCTTCAATATGAACAAATCTTTTTGAAAGCCTCCTACCAAAAGGTAGAAGAAGGCCTTTCTCTTGATAACGAAGAAGATAATGAACAATACCTAAAACAACTCATTGATCGTGACGAATACGAAGAGCGACATTACCAATTATTAATGCGTTTTTACCAACAACAAAAACGTCCTAGTAAAGCCATTGAAACCTATTATCAATTAACCAATCTCCTCGAGAAAGAACTTGGTATTCAACCCAGTAACCAAAGCCAACAGATTTATCAAGAAATTCTAGCCAATCATCGCAATGATTGTACCGTTAGTCACTTTCTCCGAACCAGCGATACCTTTTTAGGACGAAGCGAGGAAATTCGACAATTGGAAACTTTTTTAGCCAGCTGTTTGAACAACCATGATGCCGAAATGATGCTCCTGATTGGAGACACTGGAATAGGAAAAAGAACCTTGGCTAGACAGGTTTTAGCTGCTCAAAGCTCACGCTTTCAAATGGTGACAGCGGAGTGTTTCCGCGAAGAATATGAGAGTCCCTTTCAACTATGGCGTACTCTCCTAAATCACTTAGGAGATCTGGTTATTCAACATAGATTACTAACTCCTCAGAGTTGGAAAATGTCTTTGAAACAACATTTCACCACTATCCTTGGGCAAACAGAAAGCGATGATCATTCGGTTTCACCTAAGCAATTAAACGCTCTTAGCTACTTCCTTGTAGATATCTTACAGCAACTATCTGCCATTAGACCAATGGTTATTCTGATTGAAGATATCCACTGGATTGATCAAGGAAGCTTAGCAATTCTTCAAAAGGTTATTCATCAAGTTACAGCTAGTCCTCTAGCGTTCATCTTTACCAAACACCCGGGAACACCGATTCATCTAGAACATTATTTGAATGCCTTAACGAGTCAAAAGAAATTACATGCCATCGTACTAGAGCCATTCACGCGCCAAGAAAGTTTTGATTTTATTCATAGTCAACTAATTAATCAGACAATCGATCCCGAAGAGTTCGAACGGCTCTATCAAGTCAGCCAAGGCATCCCCTTCTTTCTATCTGAATACACCAAACTCCTTATCAATAAAGAGAAGTTTGTTCCTCTCACACCAGCAATCAAGGCTAAGCTGGGGCTAAAGTTAGCCAATCTAAATAGTTTAGCTAATGAACTATTAAATCTTTTAGCCTGCTGTCCTCAAGCAGTCCCACTTAATACCCTCGCACAGCTAATGTCTGTTTCCTTAGAGGAAATCATAGCTATTGTTGATAATCTTTGCAGCTACTACATTTTAATGGAATCTAACCAAGATGATGATATCGTCATCAATTTTCGAAAACAGATCGTGCGACTTTATTGCTACGATAGATTATCCAAATCGAGAAAACAACTGCTTCACGGACAGATTGCTAAGCGTTTGGAAGAAACGCTTGCTATTTTGCCACCTACACCAAAACTGTTACAAGAAATAGCCTACCATTTTGACCAATCTCATCAAGATATCAAAGCATTAGAATATAGCCTGAATTATCTCGATAACACCTTGGACTATCAACATGAACTTTTTCCCATTTATTCTAAATATTTAGCACGAAACGAATTGTCAACAGATGACCATCAAAAACTCATCGAAAAACAATTTAAAAATGTCCAAGAACGCATTGAACATTTGGAAGCAAAGTATGAAAATAATAGGGATTTTCAAGAGTTAGTGGTTCGTTTTTCTTACTTGGAAGGACGTTACGATATTCGAATTGGTCGCTACCAAGAAGGCATTAGACATATTCGAAAGGTTATCGCCCTGGCGACTGATCTCAAACAATCTTCTTTTTTATTAGAAGGCTACCGACAACTCATCCACTACTGCATTCAAGTAGAAAATAAAGTCGAGATGAAATACTACGCCGAACTATCTTTAGAAGCCGCTGTAGCTGCCAATCATTTTGAAGCTATCGCAATTAGTTTAAGGTTTAAAGGGCTCTATCATCTGATCATCGGAGACTTGGACGAAGCTAAGCGACTTTTAAGGCAATCCATTGATTTTTTCAAGGTTACTCCCTCTTTAGAATCTCAATACACGATTCAAATAGCGGCTGCTTTAGACTATTTAGCCGAAATCTATCAAATCAAGCAAGAATTTGATAAAGCCATTCATTATCAAGAAACGGCTATAAAACTAACCGAAAAAGCAGATGCTGAAGTGCCTGCAAGCGTCTTTTATATCGGATTAGGTATTTCCTACTTCATCATTGGTCAGCTTGATACTTCAGAGCAGATGTTAACCATTGCTAGACAAGGTCTTAACAAACATCTACGCCCTTGGAAGGAAATCCAGTTAGACATTTACTTGGCTATCGTCCAATGGAAAAAAGGAGTTACTGGTCCTGTTATAGACTTACTAAGACAAAAGGATAAACTGGAATCTAGGTATGGTAATCCAAGAGATAAAGGCTTTATTTATTACGTTATGGCAGTGGTTAAATACCATCTACTAACTGCTAAAGAGTCGTTAAGCGAATCCGATTGCTATTATTTAGAAGCGACACTAACAGAATCTTTTGAACGATATTACGAGATTGCTATGGCTAATCTTAATCCTTATCGTGATCACCACCTCTGTTGTGAATTGACACGTTTACGACAAAATTAG
- the rpsB gene encoding 30S ribosomal protein S2, translating into MAVISMKQLLEAGVHFGHQTRRWNPKMAKYIFTERNGIHVIDLQQTVKLADQAYDFVRDAAANDAVILFVGTKKQAAEAVAEEATRAGQYYINHRWLGGTLTNWDTIQKRIAKLKEIKRMEEDGTFDVLPKKEVALLNKQRARLEKFLGGIEDMPRIPDVMYIVDPHKEQIAVKEAKKLGIPVVAMVDTNADPDEIDVIIPANDDAIRAVKLITSKLADAVIEGNQGEDAGVDFQEEASAESIEEIVEVVEGDNN; encoded by the coding sequence ATGGCAGTAATTTCAATGAAACAACTTCTTGAGGCTGGTGTTCACTTTGGTCACCAAACTCGTCGCTGGAACCCTAAAATGGCTAAGTATATCTTTACTGAGCGTAACGGTATCCACGTTATCGACCTTCAACAAACTGTAAAATTAGCTGATCAAGCTTACGACTTCGTTCGTGACGCAGCAGCAAACGATGCAGTTATCTTGTTCGTTGGTACTAAAAAACAAGCAGCTGAAGCAGTTGCAGAAGAAGCTACTCGTGCTGGTCAATATTACATCAACCACCGTTGGTTGGGTGGAACTCTTACAAACTGGGATACAATCCAAAAACGTATCGCTAAATTGAAAGAGATCAAACGCATGGAAGAAGATGGAACTTTCGACGTTCTTCCTAAGAAAGAAGTTGCCTTGTTGAACAAACAACGTGCACGTCTTGAAAAATTCTTGGGTGGTATCGAAGATATGCCTCGTATTCCAGATGTTATGTACATCGTTGACCCACATAAAGAACAAATTGCTGTTAAAGAAGCTAAAAAACTTGGTATCCCAGTTGTAGCTATGGTTGATACAAACGCTGATCCAGATGAGATCGATGTTATCATCCCAGCAAATGACGATGCTATTCGTGCCGTTAAATTGATTACTTCTAAATTGGCTGACGCTGTTATCGAAGGTAACCAAGGCGAAGATGCTGGTGTTGACTTCCAAGAAGAAGCAAGCGCAGAATCAATCGAAGAAATCGTTGAAGTTGTAGAAGGCGACAACAACTAA
- a CDS encoding CtsR family transcriptional regulator, with protein MSSKNTSDQIEEYIKQLLAQSGMTEIKRSHLAESFQVVPSQINYVIKTRFTESRGYLVESKRGGGGYIRIAKVKFSDNHQLLGSLMATIGERVSQQVFDDLIQLLFEEKVITEREGNLLLSMTSDAVLGQDAPFIRTRMLKKLLHRLDRKKES; from the coding sequence ATGTCGTCAAAAAATACTTCGGACCAGATTGAAGAGTATATCAAGCAGTTGTTGGCTCAGTCAGGTATGACCGAAATTAAGCGATCTCATCTGGCTGAGTCTTTTCAGGTTGTTCCCAGTCAGATCAACTATGTTATAAAGACACGTTTCACAGAGAGTCGAGGTTATTTGGTTGAAAGTAAACGTGGTGGTGGCGGCTACATCCGTATTGCCAAGGTTAAGTTTTCAGATAATCATCAATTGCTGGGTTCTTTGATGGCAACCATTGGTGAGCGAGTTAGCCAACAGGTTTTTGATGATCTTATTCAACTCTTATTTGAAGAAAAGGTGATCACGGAGCGAGAAGGCAACTTGCTGTTATCAATGACTTCTGATGCCGTATTAGGACAAGATGCCCCTTTTATTAGAACTAGAATGTTAAAGAAACTCCTCCATCGGTTGGATAGGAAAAAGGAATCATAA